Genomic window (Luteibacter yeojuensis):
CGCGTTCCTGCCGGTCGAGCGCGATCAGCACGCCGGCCGGCTCGGCGCCGTGGGCGCGGATCAGCTCCAGCGACTCGCGGACGGCGGTGCCGGCGGTCATTACGTCGTCCACGATCAGCACGCGGCCGCGCAGAGGGGCGCCCACCAGCGTGCCGCCTTCCCCGTGGTCCTTCGCTTCCTTGCGGTTGTAGGCCCAGGGGACATCGCGTCCCTGGGTATCGGCGAGGGCAATGGCCGTGGCCGCGGCGAGGGCGATGCCTTTGTAGGCCGGGCCGAAGAGCATGTCGAAGGGCACGCCCGAGCGTGCCGCCGCGGCCGCGTAGGAGCGGCCCAGACGAGCCAGCGCCGCGCCGGAATCGATCCGGCCCATGTTGAAGAAGTAGGGGCTGTTGCGGCCCGATTTCAGCGTGAAGTCGCCAAAACGAAGAACGTCGCGGGCGAGGGTGAGTTCGATGAATTCGCGCTGGTAATCGTGCACGGCAAGGCTCTCGGGGTCGGGAAGGGCGAAGGTGGTGCCGGTGGCTCGCGCGGGCCGGCATGGCCGCCATGGTACAACCCGTTATGATGGCCGGATCGCCTAACGTCCCCAGCAAGGTCCCATGCGCATCATTTCCCTGAACGCCAACGGTATCCGTTCCGCCGCCACCAAGGGCGTGTTCGAATGGCTACGCAAGCAGGACGCCGACGTGGTTTGCCTGCAGGAAACCAAGTCGCAGGAAACGCAGCTGACCGATCCGATGTTCCGTCCCGACGGGCATCACTGCTTCTATCACGACGCGCGCAGCAAGAAGGGTTACAGCGGCGTGGCGATCTACTCCAAGCGCGAACCGGACGAGGTGCGCGTGTCGCTGGGCCGCGAGGATTTCGACTGCGAGGGCCGCTACATCGAGGCGCGCTACGGCAACCTCAGCGTGGTCTCGTTCTATATCCCCTCGGGTTCTTCCGGCGAAGAACGCCAGCAGTACAAGTTCCGCATCATGGAATGGCTGACGGCCATCCTGCGCGAGTGGGCGGCCAGCGGCCGCGAGTACGTGCTGTGCGGCGACTGGAACATCGTGCACACGAAGAACGACATCAAGAACTGGACATCGAACCAGAAGAACTCCGGTTGCCTGCCCGAGGAACGGGCGTGGCTGGACCTCCTCTTCAAGGAAATCGGCTGGGTGGACAGCTTCCGTGCCATCAAGCCGGACGCCGTGGAATACACCTGGTGGTCCAACCGCGGCCAGGCGCGCGCGAACAACGTGGGATGGCGGATCGACTACCAGATCGTCACGCCGGGCCTGCGCGGGCGCTTGCGCGATTGCTCGATCTATCGCGACGAGCGGTTCTCCGACCACGCGCCCTATACCGTGGACTATGCCGAGTAAGCGATGACCGAAGCTGCACGCTACAAGGGGCTGCGCGGGGTCGCCGCGGCCTTCGCCCAGCCCGGCGCCGTGACGATGCTTTTCTTCGGCCTGGCCTCCGGCCTGCCGTTCCTGCTGGTGGGCAACACGTTGTCTGCGTGGTTGAAGGAAGCCGGCGTGGACTACGGCGCGATCGGCATCGCGAGCTACGTCACCTTCGCCTACAACTTCAAGTTCGTCTGGGCGCCCCTGGTCGACAAGTGCCGTCTGCCGCTGTTCGGCCGCCTGGGCCTGCGCCGGGGCTGGCTCATGTTCTCGCTGGTGCTGCTAGGTGCGGGGCTCCTCGGCATGGCGGCGATGCCGCCGGAGGTGTCGCTCCCGCGCTTCATGGCGGTAACCTTCGTCGCCGCCTTCGCGGGGGCCACCATCGATATCGTCGTGGATGCCTATCGCGTCGAAATCGCACCGCAGGAAGCCCAGGGTGCGCTCGCGGCCACGTACACGCTCGGCTACCGCCTCGGCCTGATCGCCGGCGGCGCGGGCATCCTGATCGTGGCCGACATCTTCGGCTGGCGGGGCGGCTACGTCGCCATTTGCGCGCTCCTCGCGATTCCGGTGGTGACCGTGCTCGTGGCGCGCGAGCCGACGCACCGCGTGCGCGAGCGGCTGCCACTCGGCCGTGCCGTGCAGGAGGGCTTCGTCCGGCCGTTCCAGGATTTCCTTGCGCGCTACGGCATCGCGCTGGCGTTGGGCCTGCTGCTCTTCGTCGCACTGTTCCGCCTGCCCGACCAGATGCTCGGGGTGATGGCGTATCCCTTCTACCTCGATGCGGGCTTCACCAAGACGCAGATCGCGGAGGTGTCGAAAGTCTACGGCGTGATCGTCGGCATCCTCGGCGCACTGCTCGGCGGGTGGGCGGTGATCCGCTTCGAGATGCGCCGCCTGCTGGTGGTCTCCGCCCTCGGTGTGGCCTTGTCCAACATGCTCTACCTGATCATGGCCATGCATCCCGGGCAGACCTGGGCCTTCGTCGCCACGCTCTCCGGCGACAACTTCGCGCAGGGCTTCGCGGGGCCGGTACTGGTGGCCTTCATGTCGGGCCTGGTCAACCGCAGCTTCACCGCCACGCAGTACGCGCTGCTCAGCGCACTGGCGAACCTGCCGGGCAAGCTGCTCGGCGGTTTCTCGGGGTTCCTGGTCAAGGAAGCGGGCTATCCCTCGCTCTTCGTGCTCAGCACGGTATCCATCGTGCCCACCCTGGTCGTGCTGGCGCTGCTGTGGCGGCGCATGCCCCGGCCTGTCGACTCGCTCACGGATTGAACCATGGAACGGGTCTTAGGCCGGACGGACGATCTTCGCAATGCGCCAAAAATGTGTAAGATCGCCGCCACAGGGGGCATGCGCGAGGAGGTCACGCACGTGCCAGATATCGTGGTGAGACACATCGACGAGCAGATGGCCGAGCGGATCAAGACGCTCGCTCGCGAACGACGCTGGTCGATCAATGAGGTCATCCTGCACGCGTTGCGCTATGGGCTTGGCTTGAGCCCGGGTGACGTGTTCAACGAGCTTTTGCTCGAACCCGGCGACATCGCGCACCTCACGGGCGCATGGGATGCCGAGGAGCAGGCCGCTTTCCAGGAGGCGCTCTCCGCCCTGGCCCAGGCCTCGCCGTCGACACTGGTCGACACCGCGCCGCGTCCCGCGAAGACCACCGAATCGTTCTGACGCATATCGCAGGGGCAACCGGCCCTGTGGGAGCCGCTTCGACGGCGAGGGGTGCTCGCCGCACGCTGGCCCGCTGCCGCGGGATCGCCGGCACAGCCGGCTCCCACAAGCTTCCTTTCGACCCTGCCCTTCTGTAGGAGCCCCTATAGCGGCGAGAAGCCCACGGCGCGATGAAACGGCGACGCAAGTTTCCCTCGCCGCTATAGCGGCTCCTACGGGAAGTTGGGCCTTGCCGACGGCGACGGGTACACCGCGCCCAGCAGGCGCAAGCCACGCGCGCCGGTAACGGCCGGCAGATTGCCCGGCTCCCCGTGCAGCCGTCGATACGCGAGCCACGCGAACGCCATCGCTTCCATCATGTCCGGGTCGATCCCGAACGCCGCGCTCGCATGCAGCGGCCGTCCCTCGAGCCGCGCGGCGATCGCCTGCATCAACCCCCTGTTGTGCACGCCACCGCCACAGGCGACGACGTCGGTGGCGTCCGCGGCGTGACGCTGGATCGCCTCGGCCACGGACACGGCGCTGAGGGCGAGGAGCGTGGCTTGTACGTCCTCCGGCGCCAGTTCCGCCACGCGCGGATGCGCGTCCAGCCAGGCGAGGTGGAAATGTTCGCGGCCCGTACTCTTGGGCGGCGGCAGCACGAAGTACGCGTCGTCGAGGAGTTCGCCGAGGAGTCCCGCGTCCACCTGGCCCATCGCGGCGAACGAGCCATCGCGATCGAAGGGCTCGCCGCGATGGCGCAGGCACCACGCGTCCATCAGGCCGTTGGCCGGACCGGTATCGAAGCCGGTGACGTCGCCGTCGGGCGTCAGCCGCGTGACATTGGCGATGCCGCCGAGGTTGAGCACCACGCGCGATCCGCGCTCGGGCCGCAGCACCGTGGCGTGGAAGGCCGGAACCAGCGGGGCTCCCTGGCCGCCCGCGGCGACGTCGGCGCGACGGAAGTCGGCGACGGTATCGATGCCGGTGCGCTCCGCGATCACCGAGGGATCGCCGATCTGCAAGGTGAAGGGAAAATCGCCGGTGGGCCGGTGGCGGATGGTCTGCCCGTGGGATCCGAGCGCCGTCACCTCGGCGGCCGCAACGCCGGCCCGCTCGAGCACGGCCTGCGCGGCATCGGCGAAGGCGATCGCGACGGCAACGTCCAGGCGTCCGTAGGCGTCGAGGTCGAGGCGAAGCTCGTCCTGCGCCACGGCGAGGATCCTGCGGCGCAGGGTTTCGTCCCACGGATGGGTCAGGCCGGCGACCAGGCTGGGCCGACCGTCGGCGAAGCGGACCAGCGCGGCATCGATGCCGTCCGCGCTGGTGCCGGAAATGAGGCCGAGGTAAAGGCCGTCCCTGCTGGCGGCCACGACTCAGTCGTTGGTCGCCGGAGCGGTATCGTTCCGGGCGAGCTTGACGTTGGTGTCCACGCGGTTGAGGCGGGCAAGCTGCGGGCCGACCACTTCCTTCTTGAACTTCGCCAGCTGCGCGGCGGGCAGCGGCTCCGGCTTCGGCAGCGTGACGGTCTGCGGGTCGCGCTGCACGTTATTGACGCGGAATTCGTAATGCAGGTGCGGGCCGGTGGCGAGGCCGGTCATGCCGACGTAGCCGATAGTGGCGCCCTGGCTCACATGCTGGCCGACGCGGAGATTGGCGAACCGCGACATGTGGCCGTAAGCCGTGCTGATCGTCTTGTTGTGCTGGATGACCACGAAGTTGCCGTAGCCGTTCATCCAACCGCGGAACTTCACCACGCCGTCGCCCGCCGCGTGGATCGGCGTGCCCGTGGGCGCCGCGTAATCCACGCCCTTGTGCGCGCGCATCCTGCCGAGGATCGGATGCATCCGGCCGGCGCTGAACTGCGAAGAGATACGCGTGAAGTCCACCGGGATGCGCAGGAACGAACCGGCGAGCGGGCGACCTTCCTCATTGAAGTA
Coding sequences:
- a CDS encoding AmpG family muropeptide MFS transporter is translated as MTEAARYKGLRGVAAAFAQPGAVTMLFFGLASGLPFLLVGNTLSAWLKEAGVDYGAIGIASYVTFAYNFKFVWAPLVDKCRLPLFGRLGLRRGWLMFSLVLLGAGLLGMAAMPPEVSLPRFMAVTFVAAFAGATIDIVVDAYRVEIAPQEAQGALAATYTLGYRLGLIAGGAGILIVADIFGWRGGYVAICALLAIPVVTVLVAREPTHRVRERLPLGRAVQEGFVRPFQDFLARYGIALALGLLLFVALFRLPDQMLGVMAYPFYLDAGFTKTQIAEVSKVYGVIVGILGALLGGWAVIRFEMRRLLVVSALGVALSNMLYLIMAMHPGQTWAFVATLSGDNFAQGFAGPVLVAFMSGLVNRSFTATQYALLSALANLPGKLLGGFSGFLVKEAGYPSLFVLSTVSIVPTLVVLALLWRRMPRPVDSLTD
- a CDS encoding exodeoxyribonuclease III, whose translation is MRIISLNANGIRSAATKGVFEWLRKQDADVVCLQETKSQETQLTDPMFRPDGHHCFYHDARSKKGYSGVAIYSKREPDEVRVSLGREDFDCEGRYIEARYGNLSVVSFYIPSGSSGEERQQYKFRIMEWLTAILREWAASGREYVLCGDWNIVHTKNDIKNWTSNQKNSGCLPEERAWLDLLFKEIGWVDSFRAIKPDAVEYTWWSNRGQARANNVGWRIDYQIVTPGLRGRLRDCSIYRDERFSDHAPYTVDYAE
- a CDS encoding anhydro-N-acetylmuramic acid kinase, producing the protein MAASRDGLYLGLISGTSADGIDAALVRFADGRPSLVAGLTHPWDETLRRRILAVAQDELRLDLDAYGRLDVAVAIAFADAAQAVLERAGVAAAEVTALGSHGQTIRHRPTGDFPFTLQIGDPSVIAERTGIDTVADFRRADVAAGGQGAPLVPAFHATVLRPERGSRVVLNLGGIANVTRLTPDGDVTGFDTGPANGLMDAWCLRHRGEPFDRDGSFAAMGQVDAGLLGELLDDAYFVLPPPKSTGREHFHLAWLDAHPRVAELAPEDVQATLLALSAVSVAEAIQRHAADATDVVACGGGVHNRGLMQAIAARLEGRPLHASAAFGIDPDMMEAMAFAWLAYRRLHGEPGNLPAVTGARGLRLLGAVYPSPSARPNFP
- the pyrE gene encoding orotate phosphoribosyltransferase, with the protein product MHDYQREFIELTLARDVLRFGDFTLKSGRNSPYFFNMGRIDSGAALARLGRSYAAAAARSGVPFDMLFGPAYKGIALAAATAIALADTQGRDVPWAYNRKEAKDHGEGGTLVGAPLRGRVLIVDDVMTAGTAVRESLELIRAHGAEPAGVLIALDRQERGQGQLSAAQEVSAQFGIPVIAIASLADVLAYAGERPELAAEHGRLLAYREQYGVKA